From Neisseria musculi, the proteins below share one genomic window:
- a CDS encoding oxaloacetate decarboxylase alpha chain: MSEQKTNPQTLPPLAGDYLKWEATHLTRVAVAADTGTKAGTFVDYPARSGKKLLALTDEQDGKVLVQPHNCIIDLSLVSDAAVNAASSGGNLAGLQADGDPYGIVYIGTPVAAAQSH; the protein is encoded by the coding sequence ATGTCTGAGCAAAAAACCAATCCGCAAACACTGCCCCCTCTTGCCGGCGATTACCTTAAATGGGAAGCCACCCATTTAACCCGCGTGGCCGTTGCTGCCGATACGGGAACCAAAGCCGGTACGTTTGTCGACTACCCCGCCCGCAGCGGCAAAAAACTGCTGGCATTGACCGACGAGCAGGACGGCAAAGTGCTGGTGCAGCCGCACAACTGCATCATCGATTTATCGCTGGTTTCTGATGCTGCTGTTAATGCCGCGTCATCCGGCGGCAATCTGGCTGGCTTGCAGGCAGACGGCGACCCCTACGGCATCGTTTATATCGGCACGCCCGTTGCTGCCGCACAGAGCCATTAA
- a CDS encoding hemerythrin domain-containing protein yields MDFFNTRSITFDNPIEMLYACHSKVRRFCSQVQMLPGYIVANGRNDAALQAVKQISQYFNTAAPLHHQDEEEDLFPLLLYHFPHTRSNIEELQRQHESLHAGWAAVEHEFAGLLADPAYRLQTDVLQRFSTGYDAHLALEEPLFETGRNLPAQALVEAGRKMAERRKT; encoded by the coding sequence ATGGATTTTTTCAACACCCGCAGCATAACGTTTGATAATCCCATAGAAATGCTCTATGCCTGCCACAGCAAAGTGCGCCGTTTTTGCAGCCAAGTGCAGATGCTGCCCGGCTACATCGTCGCCAACGGGCGAAATGATGCGGCATTGCAGGCGGTGAAACAGATCAGCCAATATTTCAACACCGCCGCTCCGCTGCACCACCAAGATGAAGAAGAAGATTTGTTCCCCCTACTGCTGTATCACTTTCCCCACACGCGCAGCAATATCGAAGAACTGCAACGCCAGCACGAAAGCCTGCACGCCGGCTGGGCAGCGGTAGAACACGAATTTGCCGGCCTGCTGGCCGACCCCGCCTACCGCCTGCAAACCGATGTACTCCAACGCTTCAGCACAGGCTACGATGCTCATCTGGCACTGGAAGAACCTTTGTTTGAAACCGGCAGAAACCTGCCTGCGCAAGCGTTGGTCGAAGCAGGAAGAAAGATGGCCGAACGTAGAAAAACTTAG
- a CDS encoding phage protein Gp36 family protein, translating into MLIGPEDMILRFSEREIAALTDHDYGKTVKVEVLERAIADAEAEAEAGSYLAAAGYKNLNGDAVPRVLVIKVCDIARYYLHEDGDIEIVEKRYKAAIEWLKSVVKEPRLLGLDAVQPAAKASDGLYAVRPNKVEEWHEVNR; encoded by the coding sequence ATGCTGATCGGCCCCGAAGATATGATTTTGCGGTTTTCGGAACGGGAAATCGCCGCACTTACCGACCATGATTACGGAAAAACTGTAAAAGTCGAAGTATTGGAGCGGGCTATCGCAGACGCCGAGGCCGAGGCCGAGGCGGGCAGCTATCTGGCCGCCGCCGGTTACAAAAACCTTAACGGCGACGCGGTGCCGCGCGTGCTGGTAATCAAGGTGTGCGACATCGCCCGCTACTACCTCCACGAAGACGGCGACATCGAAATCGTAGAAAAGCGGTATAAGGCTGCCATCGAATGGCTTAAGTCCGTTGTCAAAGAGCCGCGTTTACTCGGTTTGGATGCCGTGCAGCCCGCTGCCAAGGCTTCAGACGGCCTGTATGCGGTAAGGCCGAACAAGGTTGAGGAGTGGCATGAGGTTAACCGTTAA
- a CDS encoding phage tail terminator protein, which yields MYQNILACYPAVMARMAQVPGVSAVLEAADLEAVTSERRLKPQDGAVYVVFDGFTPDDTAGGKTILRERLSFSFILAKRQYSPNRLQYSQDGVGETLTAIKAAFQGFDPKDDNGRPLTAAPFTARAALPIAYHEGFAFFPMRFETAVTIKLTKE from the coding sequence ATGTATCAAAACATCTTGGCCTGCTACCCCGCCGTGATGGCGAGAATGGCCCAAGTGCCGGGTGTGAGCGCGGTGCTGGAGGCGGCCGACTTGGAGGCGGTTACCTCCGAGCGCAGGCTCAAGCCGCAGGACGGCGCAGTGTATGTGGTGTTTGACGGCTTCACGCCGGACGATACCGCCGGCGGCAAAACCATATTGCGCGAGCGGCTGAGCTTCAGTTTTATTTTGGCCAAACGGCAATACAGCCCCAACCGGCTGCAATACAGCCAAGACGGTGTCGGCGAAACCCTCACCGCCATTAAAGCAGCGTTTCAGGGCTTCGACCCGAAAGACGACAACGGCCGGCCGCTGACCGCCGCGCCGTTTACCGCCCGCGCCGCGCTGCCGATAGCCTACCACGAAGGCTTTGCATTTTTTCCGATGCGGTTTGAAACCGCCGTAACCATCAAATTAACCAAGGAGTAA
- a CDS encoding phage tail tape measure protein has product MSNANIQAGLRILASVEGAEEIKKLADEIEAAGLPAAHLAEQAGKLRGQFEQVSAQQAAIEKYKALSNELEKTAQAMQAADTLLDGLHESMKNDAAAEQKEAVAKLRAEMEKLAQKETDLSAAVRDARNEMAATGVPVKKLAEYQKKLAAESASVTQKLDALASEAQELKALADARIQLGLDTDDKARQEIEKTKQAYETLKNSGTLSHDELARAADLQRDKVYRLERSLSDLRPSLTDVADELQGVVTKAGGLAYAAREAMKFETAMAGVKKVVDGTPEEIAGLSDEIKRMSGELGIMPDKLAEIAAQGGQLGVSLDRLPEFTEMAAKMSVAFGMTAEEAGDAAATIANVFQLPIGEVGRLGDAINVLGNNTAAREKDIVNAMARIGGTANQFGLAAEQASALAGAFIALGKPPEVAATAVNALLQKLQTAQSQGNDFQAALEGIGITADQMAANIAANPQQALSDFMPAVRQPSLRLVFIPTKTACCSRFPPGSVLP; this is encoded by the coding sequence ATGTCTAATGCAAATATTCAGGCGGGTTTGCGGATTTTGGCCAGTGTGGAAGGCGCCGAAGAGATTAAAAAACTGGCGGACGAAATAGAAGCAGCCGGTTTGCCGGCCGCCCACCTTGCCGAGCAGGCGGGGAAACTGCGCGGTCAGTTTGAACAGGTATCGGCACAACAGGCCGCCATCGAAAAATATAAAGCATTGTCAAACGAGCTTGAGAAAACGGCGCAGGCAATGCAGGCCGCCGATACCTTGCTGGACGGCCTGCACGAAAGCATGAAAAACGACGCGGCCGCCGAACAAAAAGAGGCGGTGGCAAAGCTGCGCGCAGAAATGGAAAAGCTTGCCCAAAAGGAAACCGATCTGTCTGCCGCAGTACGCGATGCGCGCAACGAGATGGCGGCAACAGGCGTGCCGGTTAAAAAATTGGCCGAATACCAAAAAAAGCTGGCTGCGGAATCGGCGTCGGTTACGCAAAAGCTTGATGCGCTGGCATCAGAGGCGCAAGAGCTTAAGGCGTTGGCGGATGCGCGTATCCAGCTTGGTTTGGATACCGACGACAAAGCGCGGCAGGAAATTGAAAAAACCAAACAGGCTTATGAAACGCTGAAAAACAGCGGAACATTAAGCCATGACGAATTGGCGCGCGCCGCCGATTTGCAGCGCGACAAGGTTTATCGGCTGGAGCGCAGCTTAAGCGATTTGCGCCCGAGCCTGACTGATGTTGCCGACGAATTGCAAGGCGTGGTAACCAAAGCGGGCGGCTTGGCTTATGCCGCTAGGGAAGCCATGAAGTTTGAAACCGCGATGGCAGGCGTGAAAAAGGTGGTGGACGGCACACCCGAGGAAATCGCGGGCCTATCAGATGAAATCAAGCGCATGTCGGGCGAGTTGGGAATTATGCCCGACAAACTGGCCGAAATTGCCGCGCAGGGTGGGCAGCTTGGCGTGTCATTAGACCGATTGCCGGAATTTACCGAAATGGCCGCCAAAATGTCGGTGGCCTTTGGCATGACCGCCGAAGAGGCGGGCGATGCGGCGGCTACTATTGCCAACGTTTTTCAGCTTCCGATTGGAGAGGTGGGGCGGCTTGGCGATGCCATTAACGTATTGGGAAACAACACCGCCGCCCGCGAAAAAGACATCGTAAACGCGATGGCACGTATCGGCGGTACCGCTAATCAGTTTGGTTTGGCCGCCGAACAGGCGTCCGCGCTTGCCGGTGCGTTTATCGCCTTGGGTAAGCCGCCCGAGGTGGCGGCTACGGCGGTTAATGCGCTGTTGCAAAAACTGCAAACCGCGCAATCGCAAGGCAATGATTTTCAGGCGGCGCTTGAGGGTATCGGGATTACTGCCGACCAGATGGCGGCCAATATCGCCGCCAATCCGCAACAGGCTCTGAGCGACTTTATGCCGGCGGTGCGGCAGCCGAGTTTGCGGTTGGTGTTTATCCCGACCAAAACCGCCTGCTGCTCACGCTTTCCGCCGGGCAGTGTGTTGCCCTGA
- a CDS encoding phage virion morphogenesis protein, translating into MRLTVNSTLPELQAHLNTLYARLNGDLSEPLNAVAGLLENSTRKRFETKTAPDGSKWAQLSLWTLYAKTGKNGKTRGSILVDRGDLLRSITSHATESMAEVGTDRVYARYLQTGTAKMPAREIFGLSDQDRADIRDELHDWLQTIWSGK; encoded by the coding sequence ATGAGGTTAACCGTTAACAGCACACTGCCCGAGTTACAGGCGCACTTAAACACGCTGTATGCAAGGCTTAACGGCGATTTAAGCGAGCCTTTAAACGCGGTGGCCGGCCTGCTGGAAAACAGCACCCGCAAGCGGTTTGAAACCAAAACCGCGCCGGACGGCAGCAAGTGGGCGCAATTGTCGCTGTGGACGCTCTACGCCAAAACCGGCAAAAACGGCAAAACGCGCGGCTCGATATTGGTTGACCGTGGCGACCTGCTGCGGAGCATCACCAGCCACGCCACCGAAAGCATGGCCGAAGTCGGCACCGACCGCGTATATGCCCGCTACCTGCAAACCGGCACGGCCAAGATGCCCGCCCGCGAGATTTTCGGTTTAAGCGACCAAGACCGCGCCGACATCCGCGACGAGTTGCACGACTGGCTGCAAACCATTTGGAGCGGTAAATAA
- a CDS encoding major capsid protein: MPLSSDSKFGVRALTTAVNKIPATPTQIRDLGIFEPQYLTTTYVNVEYQEGRLNLVQSKERGESGQAVPPKGRAIKTFRIPHLPEDDVVRADDVQNLRAFGTDKAETVENVVNDKMAAGKLNLEFTREHLMLGALQGKILDADGTMLYDLYKEFELTRETVDWKLDTKTTEVGQLMDKTIASLRAKQKGAMVTGWVALCGLDFLTALKYHDKIKPLYERYRDGAAYREGSLNPIEFEHNGIKFIQYTGDFGAKGAKIAADQAILLPVGRKLYTEAFAPADMNATVNTRALPYYASREKLDHDKGWSLHMQSNPLPIALRPELVVTLSAS; this comes from the coding sequence ATGCCTTTATCAAGCGATAGCAAATTCGGCGTTCGTGCGCTGACAACCGCAGTAAACAAAATCCCGGCCACTCCTACGCAAATCCGCGACTTGGGTATTTTCGAGCCGCAATACCTGACTACCACTTATGTAAACGTGGAATATCAGGAAGGCCGTCTGAATTTGGTGCAAAGCAAAGAGCGCGGCGAATCCGGCCAAGCCGTGCCCCCTAAAGGCCGCGCGATTAAAACATTCAGGATTCCACATCTTCCCGAAGACGACGTAGTCCGCGCGGATGATGTACAGAATCTGCGCGCATTCGGCACCGACAAAGCCGAAACCGTGGAAAACGTAGTTAATGACAAGATGGCTGCCGGCAAGCTCAATCTTGAATTTACCCGCGAACACCTGATGCTGGGTGCGTTGCAGGGCAAGATTTTAGATGCCGACGGCACCATGCTGTACGACCTGTATAAAGAGTTCGAGCTGACCCGCGAAACCGTGGATTGGAAACTCGATACCAAAACCACCGAAGTGGGCCAGTTAATGGATAAAACCATTGCCAGCCTGCGCGCCAAACAGAAAGGCGCGATGGTAACGGGTTGGGTGGCCTTGTGCGGTTTGGACTTTTTAACCGCGCTGAAATACCACGACAAAATCAAGCCGCTGTACGAGCGTTACCGCGACGGCGCTGCCTACCGCGAAGGCTCGTTGAACCCGATTGAGTTTGAACACAACGGCATCAAGTTTATCCAATATACCGGCGACTTCGGCGCAAAAGGCGCAAAAATCGCTGCCGACCAAGCGATTTTGCTGCCGGTAGGCCGCAAGCTGTACACCGAGGCATTTGCGCCCGCCGACATGAATGCAACCGTTAACACCCGCGCGCTGCCGTATTACGCCAGCCGCGAGAAGCTCGACCACGACAAAGGCTGGAGCCTGCACATGCAGTCCAACCCGCTGCCGATTGCGCTGCGCCCCGAGCTGGTAGTCACGCTGAGCGCGTCTTAA